The Bacillales bacterium genome includes a region encoding these proteins:
- a CDS encoding sugar ABC transporter permease: MARTKGLSPLAKREEYQGFLFILPWIIGFLWLQAGPMLFSLYGSLTNYDVTSQMDFIGLQNYVKAFTIDPIFWKSLYNTMYYVIFSVPLTTLGSMLIALLLNQKIRGMRVFRTVYYLPAVLSGVAVYLLWMQLLSPEGLINTVLAWFGIHGPAWLFDADWTKPALILMQMWNVGGGMLLYLAALQGVPKTLYEAAEIDGASPFRKFLHISFPMITPVIFFDLVTSTIGGFQIFQEAYVMTDNGEGGPLNSLLFFNLHMWNKAFRSFDMGYAMAMSWVLFVIIFGLTLINIKVAPKWVHYEGGDK, encoded by the coding sequence ATCGCGCGCACAAAAGGGCTTTCCCCTCTTGCAAAAAGGGAGGAATATCAAGGGTTTTTATTCATCTTGCCGTGGATCATCGGCTTTCTCTGGCTGCAAGCCGGTCCGATGTTGTTTTCTCTATACGGAAGCTTGACGAATTATGATGTCACCTCGCAAATGGATTTTATCGGATTGCAAAATTACGTAAAAGCGTTTACCATCGATCCGATCTTTTGGAAATCATTATACAACACGATGTATTACGTCATCTTTTCCGTACCCTTAACGACCCTCGGCTCAATGCTCATTGCCTTGTTGCTCAACCAAAAAATCAGAGGAATGCGAGTCTTTCGGACGGTTTATTATTTGCCTGCGGTATTAAGCGGCGTCGCCGTATACTTGCTCTGGATGCAATTATTGTCGCCGGAAGGCTTAATTAATACGGTGCTTGCGTGGTTCGGCATACATGGTCCCGCGTGGTTGTTTGATGCCGATTGGACAAAGCCGGCGTTGATATTAATGCAAATGTGGAACGTCGGAGGCGGTATGCTGTTATATCTCGCGGCTTTGCAAGGTGTTCCGAAAACGCTGTACGAGGCGGCGGAGATCGATGGTGCTTCACCGTTCAGGAAATTTCTGCATATCAGTTTTCCAATGATTACGCCGGTCATTTTTTTCGATCTCGTAACGAGTACGATCGGCGGTTTTCAAATTTTCCAAGAAGCGTACGTCATGACTGACAACGGCGAAGGCGGGCCGCTCAATTCCTTGTTGTTCTTCAATTTGCACATGTGGAACAAGGCATTTAGGTCTTTTGACATGGGGTATGCGATGGCGATGTCCTGGGTGCTGTTCGTCATTATTTTCGGCTTGACACTCATTAACATCAAAGTGGCTCCAAAGTGGGTGCACTATGAGGGGGGAGACAAGTAA
- a CDS encoding ABC transporter substrate-binding protein, producing the protein MRKKGFMFVLVLVMSLSALLTGCSGSGGSDTASGSGGNQSSDGKTIVNFWSFWGSETRRPVIQHMVDEFNKSQDKIKVEYTYLPWGDIWTKELASVAAGNPPDVVVQDIMSVPLRASKDQITNLSKYIEKEGDDFGKRFFPQLWDMMDYNGDIYAVPYNTDTRVLFYNKDLFKKAGLDPNDPPETWQELWEYANKLDVKNGDQYETIGFYPLWGVGKDIWLENADGDAYFNSDMKPVINDPTSVEVMNWLKKWNEKYGMDTIHRYDAYFKNSQANPFLTGKLGMYVQAATFYTQIRDYAKDLNFGVTLMPEFKPGSGHTSWGGGFEVEIPKGSKHPDAAWEFIKYLTGKQAQKYWAVHTFDNVANIEAAKAAGDSPKLNDESQMVYKVATESVKNNVVTPYPLKAPNFLDKVNPPLDKALLGQMPVEKALNQAQHAVEQSIKANQ; encoded by the coding sequence ATGAGAAAAAAGGGTTTCATGTTCGTTTTGGTGTTGGTCATGTCATTGTCCGCATTGTTGACGGGTTGTTCCGGTTCCGGCGGTTCGGATACCGCCTCCGGATCTGGCGGAAATCAATCAAGCGATGGAAAAACGATCGTCAATTTCTGGTCGTTTTGGGGATCTGAAACGAGACGTCCGGTCATTCAGCACATGGTTGATGAATTTAATAAATCGCAAGACAAAATTAAAGTGGAGTATACGTATTTACCGTGGGGCGACATTTGGACGAAGGAATTGGCGTCCGTCGCTGCCGGGAATCCGCCGGACGTTGTTGTTCAAGACATTATGTCCGTTCCGCTGCGTGCTTCGAAAGATCAGATTACCAACTTGTCAAAGTATATTGAAAAAGAAGGCGATGATTTCGGAAAACGTTTCTTTCCGCAGCTATGGGACATGATGGATTATAACGGCGACATTTACGCGGTTCCGTACAACACGGATACAAGGGTGTTGTTTTACAACAAAGATTTGTTCAAAAAAGCGGGACTTGACCCGAACGATCCGCCTGAAACGTGGCAAGAGCTCTGGGAATATGCGAATAAGCTTGACGTGAAGAACGGAGACCAATACGAAACGATCGGTTTCTATCCGTTATGGGGTGTCGGGAAAGATATTTGGCTGGAAAACGCGGATGGAGACGCGTACTTCAACTCGGATATGAAGCCGGTGATTAACGATCCGACGAGCGTTGAAGTCATGAATTGGCTGAAAAAGTGGAATGAAAAGTACGGGATGGACACGATCCACCGTTATGATGCTTATTTCAAAAACAGCCAAGCGAATCCTTTTCTTACCGGAAAGCTCGGCATGTACGTGCAAGCGGCAACTTTTTATACGCAAATCCGCGATTATGCAAAAGATTTGAACTTCGGAGTAACGTTAATGCCTGAATTCAAACCCGGCAGCGGTCATACGTCTTGGGGCGGCGGTTTTGAAGTCGAAATTCCGAAAGGATCGAAGCATCCGGATGCGGCGTGGGAGTTCATCAAGTATTTGACAGGGAAGCAAGCGCAGAAATATTGGGCGGTTCATACGTTTGATAACGTCGCTAATATCGAAGCAGCGAAGGCTGCCGGAGACAGCCCGAAATTAAACGATGAAAGTCAGATGGTTTACAAAGTGGCTACAGAAAGTGTCAAAAATAATGTGGTCACTCCATATCCATTGAAAGCACCGAATTTCCTCGACAAGGTGAATCCGCCGCTCGATAAAGCGTTGTTAGGGCAAATGCCTGTTGAAAAAGCACTGAATCAGGCGCAGCATGCGGTCGAACAGTCGATCAAAGCAAATCAATAA